ACCTGTAGAGCATGGATATGATCCTTGGTCAGCACCACCTGCTCTGTTTCGGTCAGGGTGCGTAGAACGGATCCCAAGATGTCACGGCACATTTTTTGCAGACCCGACTGATCAGAGGTCCCCAACTGTTGATGCTTATGTTCAAACACCCCTAAATCAATTTGAGAAATACGGCGGTGGGCCAGATTTCGATAGACTTCCGACAACAGGCCAATTTCTAAACCCCAATTGCCAGGAATGCGGGTTTGTAAAGCCAAATCATGGGTTAAAGCAAACTCCCCAGACAAGGGATAGCGAAAGGCATGAAGGTATCGTAAATAATCCCGATCCCCTAGTAAATCTGTGAGCGATGTCAGCAGTGGTGCCACAAAAAGACGGGTGACGCGGCCATATAAGCTGCGAGGATAGTGGCCTAGACGAGCGTAGTAAGCCTTATTAAAGGCAATACCAAATTCCTTCTCTAGAAGGGGATAGAGCAGCTTAAGAGGGTAGGACCGGTCGTAGGTGGTAATGTCGGCATCGTGAAGTGCGATCGCATGGGCTTCCAAAGAAGCGACCCCTAAACCCAACCATACAGCTCGGCCTTTGCCTTTATATTTGAGTAAATCTAAGCCTTTTTCTTTGAGATTCTCTAAGGTCTGGCTGATGGTGGGGCCATTCTCCCAAATGATATAAGTCTTTTGCGGGAGGACACTAAAAAATTGAACAGCCTGGGCATATTGCTGCAGACTATCGGCGTAGAGGCAAATGACAACCGTTTGGACAAATGCGCAGTCCTTGAGGTGATTGCAAATCTGCCCCAAAGCGGGTCGTTCTAATTCCGAGTAGAGGGCAGGAATCAAGACCGCTGTAGGGTTTGACTGAGTCAGTTCGGTGAGTCGGGTTTCTAAAAACTCCAAATCACAATCAAAATCGTGAATGGTAGTGATTAAGTCCTGCTTATAGTCCATGCAATGACCTAAATCCTTGAGCGGTTGTACTTCTAGATAAATTGTTAAATTCTTTGGGGTATGCCAATGTTACCTTCACGACAAAATTTTTGATATCCATCTCTGCAAAATAGCGTACATAACTGATGCCAGGTGTATTCAAAGATACTGGTGTCTTCAAACCAAGCTCAACAGAGAGGTAGAGTTAAAAATTGATTCATACGATACAATTATCGCTTCTCATTTGGATAAGGCTAGCTCCATAGTTCCCAGCCGTTAAAATTTGTCTATTTTGGGATACCCATGATTGATCGAGCTCAACAGCATCAAGCCTTCACCATCAAAGTGAAAGCCCTGCTGGAAAGAATTTATGGTCCAGATTCCCTAGAACAAATACTTGAACAGCTCTTCGAACTGTTACAACCCCATTTTGCAGACTCCATTTCTGAGAACTTGCACAAATGGAGTCAAGACAACATTCTGTTAATCACCTATGGAGATACCATTCGCCCGCAGAATGGTAGCCCTCCCTTAGCGACATTAGATCACTTTCTCAAAGCCCATTTGCAAGATGTGGTTACTGGGGTGCATATCTTACCGTTTTGTCCCTTCAGTTCTGATGATGGTTTTTCGGTTATCGACTACAAAGCCGTCAATCATGAACTGGGCACTTGGGAAGATATCCAGCAGATTGCTCAGTCCTTTGAACTGATGGCTGACCTGGTTCTCAACCATGTCTCTAGCCAAAGCCAATGGTTTCAGAATTATTTGCAAGGTGCTGATCCGGGGCAGGACTATTTTGTCGAAGTAGATCCCGGTGCGGATGTCTCTCAGGTTGTTCGCCCTCGAAGTTCTCCCTTGTTGGTAGAAGTCGAGACCTTAGCGGGTCCCAAGCATGTGTGGGCTACCTTTAGTGCCGATCAAATTGACCTGAATTTTGCTAATCCAGAGGTGCTGCTCGAATTTGCCAAAATTCTGCTGTTTTATGTGCAAATGGGTGCTAAGTATATCCGCTTGGACGCCATTGGTTACCTATGGAAACGGTTAGGAACCTCCTGTATTCATCTACCGGAAACCCATGCCATGGTCCGCTTGTTGCGGGAAATCCTGGAAATGGTCGATCCGTCGGTGGCATTGATCACCGAGACCAATGTGCCGAATCGCGAAAACCTCAGCTACTTTGGCAATCGGAACGAAGCGCATTTGATCTACAACTTCAGCCTGCCGCCCTTGATTTTGAATGCGTTGCTCCAGGGCAAGGCTGAACATTTAAAAACTTGGATGATGAGTATGCCCCCAGCCCCTTTGGGATGTGCTTACTTCAACTTTACGGCCTCCCATGATGGCATTGGCTTACGACCGACAGAAGGTCTCTTGACTGAAGCAGAGTACCAAACCTTACTTCACTGTATGGAAGACTTTGGTGGCACCCTGAGTATGCGCACCAATGCTGAGGGAATTGATTCACCCTATGAAATCAATATTTCCTTTTTTGATGCCCTCCGAGGCACAGCGAAAGGCAAAGACCAGTGGCAGATCGAGCGCTTTATCTGTTCCCAAACGATCATGATGTCCTTGGAAGGAATCCCAGCCTTTTATATTCACAGTTTGCTCGCTACTCATAATGATTGGGAGAATGTTCATCGTACGGAGCGCAAGCGGTCCATTAATCGTCATCAGTGGTCTCTTCCAGCCTTAGAACAGCAGTTAGCAGATGAAACGTCTCCCCATGCCATTGTCTTGAAAGGGCTCACCCGGCTGATTAAGATTCGTCGCCAACAAGATGCTTTCCATCCCAACGCCACTCAATACACCCTGCATTTGCCTAATCAAGCGTTATTTGCATTTTGGCGGCAGAGTATGGCCCGCGATCAGAGCATTTTCTCCATTCATAATCTCAGCGATTGCCAGCAGAAACTGAAGCTCTCTGACCTTAACCTGGTCACTATTGATCCGTGGTATGACCTCATTAGTGGGTCTTGTATTCGAGGGATTTATGACACTTTGCTCTTGGAGCCCTATCAGTCTCTGTGGATTACCAATAAGTTTGAGGGTCTTGAAGCGGATGGGCAAACTTGCACTTTAGGAGTCGAGACAGATAATGGCTAACTCTGCCTCTTATTTGGTCTTTACGGATTTAGATGGCACTCTCTTAAACCACGATGATTATCGATATGATGCAGCCTTGCCGATGCTGGCCTGGTTGAAAGAGCATCAGATCCCAGTCATTGCCGTGACCAGTAAAACGCGGGTTGAGGTGGAGGATCTGCTTCAATCCCTCTCTTTTGAAGAACCTTTTGTGGTTGAAAACGGGAGTGGGGTGTTTATCCCTCTCACGGATCAGCGCTTTGATCCTGCCAAAATGGATATCCCTCATCAGTTATGGGAACAGCATCAGTGCCTCTATTTAGGCTGTACCTATGATCAGGCTAGACAAGGGCTAAAAGCCCTGGCCCAAAAGCTCAACCAGCCTCTCAGGGGCTTTGGAGATATGAGTATAGAGGAGTTAGTCGCATTAACCGGGCTCCGCTCAGAAGAGGTACTCAAAGCTCAAGCTCGCGAGTTTACAGAGCCTTTTGTAAATCCAGGGTTAGCCGCTACTGATTTGGAGCAGCATGTTGCTGAGATTGGGTTCCAGGTCTTGGTGGGCGATCGCTTCTGTCACCTGATTGGCTTAGGGGCGGGCAAGGGTAAAGCGGTAAAGCTATTGGTGCAGTGCTATCAAGGGTTTCAGGCCCCCATTAAGACCGTGGGGCTGGGCAATAGTCCCAATGATTTAGCGATGTTAGAAGCCGTTGATATTCCGATTGTGATTCCAGGGGCAGAAGGCCCTCATCCAGGTTTAGCCCATCAAGGTTGGCAGATCGCACCGGCTACAGGTGCTCAGGGTTGGGCTATGGCGATGTCACAGGTGCGTGATCAGTATTGGTCATAGGAATTTGGGATGTCTTTGATCTGACATCCTTGCTATTTCTGAGAGCCTTTCACGGAGTTCTTATCGTTTCCTCAGATAAGGGTTGGGATAGCCTCAGTCACTTTAGCGAAGCTAATGACTGTTAGTTCATTCCCTGCCTATCATCATGAACGGATGCTCCTTGGCCCTGAAATCTAATGTGAAACGCAGCTACTTATCTCCCTGGTTCTGGGGGGGGATGGTGATGCTCATCAGCTTGGGTGCCCTAGCCATGACCGATCACTTACCTACCCTGAATTGGCAGGTATTCACTGTGGAGGGATTTCAGGATTTGGTAAATCGCTTAGGACCCTGGGGGCCTGTGGCTTACATCGGGTTGCTGATTGTTTCGGTGGTGGCGAGTCAAATTCCGGGTGCACCTCTTGCGATCGCAGCGGGCGCATTGTGGGGACCACTGACCGCAGGGTTATACACAATCATCGGCGGATTTTTAGGCGCATTACTCGCTTATGGTTTGGGCAAGTATCTCGGACAACCCTTCTTCCAAACCCTAACGGGTAAAAGGATTACCATTTCTCCTGATTTGGCAACGAATCTGATGGGCTGGTTTATCTTTGTCAGCCGCCTACTTCCTGTACTCTCTTTCGATTTAGTCAGTTATGGTGCTGGAATGGCGGGTTTGTCATTCCCCCTTTATGCTGCTGCGACCTTGGTGGGCATGATTCCATCCACGTTACTTCTGACCTACATGGGCGGTATCGCTGATCCATCTCAGATGCTAGGACTCACTGGCCTGCTCTTGATGAGCATCATTGTTCTTCCTATCGTTTTAATTCGTCTCACAGGTGATCGTCTCAACACACTTGTCAAAATTGAGCCAGCATAATGTTAGGGCTATGAAGCACTTACGGCGTAGGTGTTTTGCGTGAGTCTTTACGACTACTTTGCCAAGTTGCAAATAAGAGGCATGCTAGGCCTATATTGATCGAAATATCTGCAATGTTGAACACAGGGAACTGAATGAGGCGGAAGTCTAAAAAGTCAATCACCTCACCCAAAAAGATTCGATCAATCCCGTTCCCCGCAGCTCCACCTAGTAAAAAACCGTAACCTGCTTGTTCCCATTGGGGTAAGCGAGGTCCAAATAAGCCCAGTCCAATTAATCCAAGACAAACAAGTAACGATAGCCAAGGTAAAAGCGGACTATCTTTGAACAGGCTAAAAGCTGCCCCATCATTGGTCACGTAAGTGAAATGAAACACGTTCTGAATCAGAGGCCATGACTCAGGCGGCCTACGTAGTTCGAAGTTCTGAGTGACCCAAAACTTAGTGAGCTGATCAGCCCCCACACTCAACAGGGCAGATACCCAAAACAACCATTTTTTCCAGCGCATAGGTCAATAGAACAAGATTCGTCGAAGCAAAAATGCGATCAGAGCAGAGGCACACATTACAATCAACTGCCCAGGAAATGGCAAAATCGAAAACTGCCAGATCGAGGCCCCCCAACTAAAAGAGGACAACTGTAACAGGGATAAGCCAGTCAGATAAATAATTCCAAATAAGTGAATCGTTAGCAGTCCACACAGACAACTCAGTAATAAGGTCTCGATGCGACTCTTTTGGCTGCGAAAGGCTAAATATCCACACATCCATGCCCCTGGCAAAAAGCCGAGTAGATAGCCGAAAGTAGGTTCTTGTACATAACCTAGGCCACCTCCTTGAGAGAAAACTTGAACACCACTTAGCCCCAAGACTAAATAGGCAATTTGGGAGAGTGCTCCTGCATTTTTACCCCCTAAACACCCTACTAATAAGACAGCCCCTATTTGTAATGTTGCGCCTAAGGAATAAAGATCGATCTGATTCCAATCAATGGGCCATGTCGACGGGACAGGAACTGCAACCTCGATGAAAACTCCATTGATGGTTAACAAGAGTCCGATAATTGCCCATAGAAGTTCATCAAAAGTGGTCAGCACGGGGTTGGAACGCAATAGAGAGTATTTGGAATCGTAGTTCACAGATGCAATGCGATCATCCATTAGAAACAGAGTAGGGGAGTGGTGGACAATCTAGTAC
The Acaryochloris marina S15 genome window above contains:
- a CDS encoding glucosyl-3-phosphoglycerate synthase produces the protein MDYKQDLITTIHDFDCDLEFLETRLTELTQSNPTAVLIPALYSELERPALGQICNHLKDCAFVQTVVICLYADSLQQYAQAVQFFSVLPQKTYIIWENGPTISQTLENLKEKGLDLLKYKGKGRAVWLGLGVASLEAHAIALHDADITTYDRSYPLKLLYPLLEKEFGIAFNKAYYARLGHYPRSLYGRVTRLFVAPLLTSLTDLLGDRDYLRYLHAFRYPLSGEFALTHDLALQTRIPGNWGLEIGLLSEVYRNLAHRRISQIDLGVFEHKHQQLGTSDQSGLQKMCRDILGSVLRTLTETEQVVLTKDHIHALQVKFRRSAQDYAHQYFIDASVNNLHFDRHQEEVTIETFEKIILDGGEAYVTDPRSSQIPAWTRALAVMPDLREQLREAAILDAAEVKALPLPVTAP
- a CDS encoding sugar phosphorylase, whose product is MIDRAQQHQAFTIKVKALLERIYGPDSLEQILEQLFELLQPHFADSISENLHKWSQDNILLITYGDTIRPQNGSPPLATLDHFLKAHLQDVVTGVHILPFCPFSSDDGFSVIDYKAVNHELGTWEDIQQIAQSFELMADLVLNHVSSQSQWFQNYLQGADPGQDYFVEVDPGADVSQVVRPRSSPLLVEVETLAGPKHVWATFSADQIDLNFANPEVLLEFAKILLFYVQMGAKYIRLDAIGYLWKRLGTSCIHLPETHAMVRLLREILEMVDPSVALITETNVPNRENLSYFGNRNEAHLIYNFSLPPLILNALLQGKAEHLKTWMMSMPPAPLGCAYFNFTASHDGIGLRPTEGLLTEAEYQTLLHCMEDFGGTLSMRTNAEGIDSPYEINISFFDALRGTAKGKDQWQIERFICSQTIMMSLEGIPAFYIHSLLATHNDWENVHRTERKRSINRHQWSLPALEQQLADETSPHAIVLKGLTRLIKIRRQQDAFHPNATQYTLHLPNQALFAFWRQSMARDQSIFSIHNLSDCQQKLKLSDLNLVTIDPWYDLISGSCIRGIYDTLLLEPYQSLWITNKFEGLEADGQTCTLGVETDNG
- a CDS encoding mannosyl-3-phosphoglycerate phosphatase, with translation MANSASYLVFTDLDGTLLNHDDYRYDAALPMLAWLKEHQIPVIAVTSKTRVEVEDLLQSLSFEEPFVVENGSGVFIPLTDQRFDPAKMDIPHQLWEQHQCLYLGCTYDQARQGLKALAQKLNQPLRGFGDMSIEELVALTGLRSEEVLKAQAREFTEPFVNPGLAATDLEQHVAEIGFQVLVGDRFCHLIGLGAGKGKAVKLLVQCYQGFQAPIKTVGLGNSPNDLAMLEAVDIPIVIPGAEGPHPGLAHQGWQIAPATGAQGWAMAMSQVRDQYWS
- a CDS encoding TVP38/TMEM64 family protein; its protein translation is MNGCSLALKSNVKRSYLSPWFWGGMVMLISLGALAMTDHLPTLNWQVFTVEGFQDLVNRLGPWGPVAYIGLLIVSVVASQIPGAPLAIAAGALWGPLTAGLYTIIGGFLGALLAYGLGKYLGQPFFQTLTGKRITISPDLATNLMGWFIFVSRLLPVLSFDLVSYGAGMAGLSFPLYAAATLVGMIPSTLLLTYMGGIADPSQMLGLTGLLLMSIIVLPIVLIRLTGDRLNTLVKIEPA
- the lspA gene encoding signal peptidase II, with the protein product MRWKKWLFWVSALLSVGADQLTKFWVTQNFELRRPPESWPLIQNVFHFTYVTNDGAAFSLFKDSPLLPWLSLLVCLGLIGLGLFGPRLPQWEQAGYGFLLGGAAGNGIDRIFLGEVIDFLDFRLIQFPVFNIADISINIGLACLLFATWQSSRKDSRKTPTP
- a CDS encoding biotin transporter BioY, with the translated sequence MDDRIASVNYDSKYSLLRSNPVLTTFDELLWAIIGLLLTINGVFIEVAVPVPSTWPIDWNQIDLYSLGATLQIGAVLLVGCLGGKNAGALSQIAYLVLGLSGVQVFSQGGGLGYVQEPTFGYLLGFLPGAWMCGYLAFRSQKSRIETLLLSCLCGLLTIHLFGIIYLTGLSLLQLSSFSWGASIWQFSILPFPGQLIVMCASALIAFLLRRILFY